The Aerococcus christensenii genome segment AAAACGTTGTAAAGAAGAAGGTATTAATTACGGCTTCTCCTACATTATTCCTAAAGACGGTGTTGGTTTAATGCCTGGGTCCAATAACATGTTCTTCAAACTTCTCTATGCTTATCCTTCTGGTCAAGTGATTGGAGCTCAAGCTGTTGGTTTAGGAAATGTTACAAAACGTGTAGACGTTATCGCAACTACCATCATGCTTCACGGAAACTTAGAAGACCTCAAAGAACTTGAATTAGAATACTCCCCACACTACGGAACAGCAAAAGATGTTGTTAACCACGCCGCTTTAGTCGCTCTTAACATTTTGAATGGCGAATTCAAAAAAGTTCCAGTAAGCCAAGTACGTGAACTTGTAGAAAATAATGCCTTCATTATTGATGCACGTGAAGAAGACGAATACGCTCAAGGACATGTTATTAATGCGCTCAACATTCCTCTTAGCCAATTCAGAGATCGCTTAGATGAAATTCCAAAAGATCGTCCAGTTTACATCTACTGCCGTTCTAGCCAACGGAGCTATAACATGGTTCGTGCCCTTGGCCAAAGAGGTTACGAAAATGTCTACAACATGGACGGCTCCTTCTTAGGAATCAGCGAACACGAATACTTTAACGATCAAATAACAGGACGTAAACCAATCGTTACAGAATATAACTTCATTTAAAGCTTATAATTATTTTACGAAGTTTAAATGTACTGCTTCTAATTTCAGAGGCAGTACTTTAAACTTTTTATGCTAAACAATACTTTCATAAATTTAAAATACATAGGATGGGAGATACTATCATGAAAACAAAAGAACCTTTTATAGGTTTTATTCTTGTTTTTTTAATTTTATTATTTGGTTATTTTTATTTACAAAACGATATGTTATTTTTCCGCTTAATGATGGGATGCACCTTAGGTTACGCCCTATCTAGAGGATACATGGGATTTGCTGGAAGTGTGAACCGAGCTTACTTAACAGGTTCTACACGGTTAATGCGAACATTAATGCTTCTCTTCTTTATCTCAGCCGCAGGATCTCTCGCTGTACTCTTTCACGCAGATGCTACTAGCTTTGGTTTATGGGTTAATCCTATTAATCTTGGACTACTTCTCGGAGGAATACTATTCGGGGTCGGCATGGCCTTCTCCTCTTGCTGTGCATCCGGTGTTTTGACAGACTTAGTGACTGCTTTACCTCGTGCTCTTGTTACCCTGATCTTCTTCTGTGCTGGTGTTTTCTTGGGCTTCCCTATTCAAAATACAGCTTCTTGGATTCAAGAATCTTGGTTTACCACTAAAACAGGAGCAGCTATAGGGACCAAAGGCGTCTATCTTCCTGATCTTTTCGAATTTGATGGACTCAATGGGTACCTCGGAGCCCTTCTTGTTACAGCAGCCTTCTGCCTCCTTGTGGTTCGTCTTAGCTATGCTTACGAAAATAAACATAAAAAAGAAGGCACCTACAAACAGCACTTTGAAGAAGGCATCCAGAAAAAAGTCGTGGAAGAACAACTTAACGAAAAAGATACTCCTCTATTCTCACCAAAAGGTTATGAACGTTTCTTTGTTCGTCCATGGACATTAAAGACTTCTATCTTTGTGATTTCGATTGTCTTTATTCTCCTAATGGGAGTAACCAAAGAAGGATGGGGAGCAAGTACTCCTTATGGATTCTGGTTTGGAAAATTGCTCATGATTTTTGGAGTAAGTGCTGAAAAAATTGCCCAATTTACTCATGGATCACCTAAACCTTATATTCTTGCTTTCTTCAGACATCCTGTTACCTTACAAAACGTGGGGATTTTACTAGGAACTGCTTTTTATCTCTTAACTTCTGGACAACTTATTCAAACAGCCAAAGCCAGCTTCCATATTACGAAAAAACAAGCCTTCTTCTATGCACTAGGCGGATTCTGTATGGGATTTGGAACCCGTTTATCCAACGGGTGTAACGTAGGTGCTTTATATACGCCTATCGCCAACTTCTCCTTGTCTGGTTGGATTTTCCTTATTGTGTTAGTTATCGGGGGTTACTGGGGAAATCAAGTAGCACACAAAGTTAACCTTTAGTTCGTAATTTTTATGGAGAAGTAAGGCCCTGACTTTCTATTCAGCGACTTTACATTCTCCATTTTTATTTAAAAAGCCCCTTTTATAAAAAAAGAAAGGGTGGATGTTATATGCACACTTTATTCAAAAAAATACCCATTGCCTTTTTAGTCTGGCTCCTTATTTTTATCACTTGGATTTTCTACACCGAGTGTATTCAGCCGGATGCTGTGATGATTCCTTCACCTCAAATTGTTTGGACTAGTTTTTTAGAAACTTTAAAAAATGGCTATGGAGGAGTCAGTTTAGCTGTTCATCTAAGAAGTAGCTTTGTCCGTTTATTTCTTGCTATGGTTCTCGCTTTCTTCACTGCCGTTCCCTTAGGATTTCTTAGTGGCTATTCTCGTTTAGTACAAAGCATTGTAGATTCGATCGTTCAATTTTATCGTCCGATTCCGCCTCTGGCTTACTACCCGCTTCTTATTCTCTGGTTGGGGATTGATGACCGTTCCAAAATAACCCTTCTCTATCTTTCTGCTTTTGCTCCCCTTTATATTGCCTGCGTTTCGGCTATTAGTAACATGCGTTACGATTACATTTTAAGCGCTCGCTCTTTAGGAGCAACTTCCAAAGATATTTTACTCCGAATTATTTGGCCATCTTGCTTACCAGAAATTTTTACAGGACTAAGAACCTCTTTTGGTTTTGCCTATTCTACTCTAGTTGCTACTGAAATGACAGCTGCCACCTCAGGCATCGGTTGGATGGTTATGGATGCCTCTCGTTATCTGAAAAGTGACATTATTTTCCTTGGAATCATCATTATGGGATTAAGCGGATTAATTATTGACAGATGCTTATACTTCTTAGAAACCCATCTTATTTTTTGGAAAGGAGTCCGCTAATGCCTACCCTATCTCCTCTAACACTCCGCAAATGGTTACGAAAGTTTATTATTGTTTTCCTTTGTTTTGGATTTATCATCACTTATTATCATTACCGTTCAAGTTCTGAAAGTCATCACCCTCGTGTGGTAAATATTGGCTATCTGCGCGTGCCCAACGATGAGATGTTAGCTATTAGCCAAGATTCTATCAAACAAGCGCTCGCTAAAGAAAATATCAACGTACATTTTACAGTGTTTGACTCTGGCGTTGAAGCCAATCAAGCCCTTGCTTCTAAAAGTATTGATTTTGCAAGCATGGGCATCACCAACGGCGTTATTGCTATGTCCAAAAATCTTCCTGTCGAACTGATCTGGATTCATGAAATTTTGGGGACCAATGAAGGTCTAGTTGTTAAAGACAATCAAAATATTCACTCCTTATCTGATCTCAAAGGGAAAACTCTGGCGACTACCTTTGCATCCACCTCCCACTTTTCCTTGCAAAAAACTTTAGAGAGCCAAGGTCTTCAAAAGGACATCACCCTTCTAGATATGAAATCCACAGACATTATGGCTGCTTGGCAGAGAGGCAATATCGATGGAGTTTATACCTGGGAACCCACCCTCAACAATATCCAAAAACAAGGAGGGCTTACCCTCCTTACCTCTAAAGATTTAGCAGAAGCAGGCTATCCTACCGCTAACATCATGGTAGGCCGAAAAGACTTTATCACGGATCATCCCAATATCACACAAACGCTCTTACAGTGCTTAAGCGAAGCTAAAACTTTTTACCACCAACAGCCGGATCAAGCAGCTCAACAAATTGCCAAAGCTTTGGAGATATCCCCAGAACTAGCTCAATTACAAATGAGTGGCGCTGACTGGCTTTCTCTTGACCAAGAAAAACAATATTTAAGCAATCCCACGCGGCCTGGAAAAATCTTTGATGTGCTCAAAAATATCAGTCAATTTCTCTATCAAACCCACATTCTTCCTAAAGAAGTCACGGATGAAACCATACATCAATTTATCAATGGCCATCTTTTAGAAAATCTTACTGAAAAAGGAGGCGAACAACATGAGTAAAGACTCCCTTGTCACTTGTCAAAATCTCACAGTCATCTATCCCAATAGCCAAACGATCATCTTAGACCACTTATCCTTTACCATTGAAAAAGGAGAATTTATCTGTGTCCTAGGACCTTCTGGCTGTGGTAAAAGTACCCTTTTAAACATCATCGCCGGTTACCTTTCTCCCACCAAAGGACAGGCTCTTTTTAAAGGGGAAGCTATTCAAGGTCCCTCCTGGCAACGCGGGGTAATGTTCCAACAGCAAGCCCTCTATCCATGGTTAGATGTTTTTGAAAATGTCGCCTTCGGATTAAAAGTTCGCCAGCAATCTACACAGGAGATTCAACAAAAAGTGCCCACTCTATTAAAAATGATCGGCTTAGAAGACTACACCCATGATTATATCTTCAACTTATCAGGGGGGATGCAGCAACGTGTTCAACTCGCTCGTGTCCTCGCTAACGATCCTGAGTTAATCTTAATGGATGAACCTCTAGGTGCTTTAGACGCCATTACACGAACAAAAATCCAAGCTTTACTGAGAAAGCTCTGGCATCAAGGAAATAAAACCTACTTCATGATTACACACGATATTGATGAAGCCCTATCCCTCGCTACCAAGATCATCGTTCTTAGCAAAAATCCTGGTCGAATCATCAAAACTTACCAAGTCAATTACACATCCAAAGCCTATACTGCCTCTCATCCGAATGAATATATGGATAATCGTTATTTACAATTAAAGGATGAAATTTACGATATGCTTGCTCAAGAATAAGTAGAAATTTTCTGAAAAGGATTATTTATTCAGTCTTAATTAACTGCTTTTTCCTAAGAAATTTAGTACAATAAAAGTGATAGTTCCTTTAATTTTTGATCAGAAAAGAGGTGTTTTTATTGCTCGATTTACGTTATTTGACTTTTTTAGAATTAGCGAAACATTTGAATTATACCAAAGCTGCGAAAGCTCTAAACTATACACAACCCACCATTACCAAACATATTCAATATATCGAAAATGATTTGAATACGAAGTTAGTCTACACCCAAGGACGGGAAGTAAAATTAACAGAAGAAGGGATCTACTTAAGAGATCGACTTTATGAGTTACTCGAAACCATCGATACCATCAAGCAAAGAATTGAAAAAAATAATAAAATTTCCATCAATCTTGGCACCAGTCGAACAGTTGGCGAATACTATATTCCAAACTATACTCCCCTACTTTCTCAAAACAAATTACACTTTAATTTGCTCGTTGAAAATACAGATACCTTGCTCAAAGCCTTAGAAGAGCGAAGCATTGACTGTGCGCTCATTTCTGGTCCGGTTTTTGAAGGAAATGGAATGTCTAAATTACCTTTCTTCCAAGATGAGATTATCTTAGTCTGTGATAGTCACCATCATTTAGCCAATAAAACCATCAATTTTGAAGATCTTTACCATCAAAAACTGATGATCCGCGAAAGAGGATCTGGCTTACAGCAGTCCTTAACGATTACTTTCTCCAATATGGGGGTCCCTTTTTCAAAATTTAACAACTTAATCTACATTGGAAATATCAGACTGCTCAAAGAGGTCCTTTATCAAGGCGAACGGATCGGTTTCCTCTATCGAACTTCCGCTCAAGCAGAACTAGACAGTGGCAAGCTAGCTCAAATCCATATTCGAAATTTAAAACTTCTTCAAAATTATTACTTAGTCTACTACGATAATAAAAAAGCACGCGCTCTCATCCATCAATTGCTCAAATATATTCAAGCAACCCCTAAAGAAAAGGCGATTAATCCTTAAAAAATTAACCGCCTTTTTGCTATTTATTTCAAAACAAAGAGAGGACGCACCACTTCATGAATCCGTTTAGAAATATAAGGATTATTCATGGTATACAAATGAATGTCGTCCACGACTTGCGCTCTTAAATCAACAATCTGGTCAACTGCTTCCGCTATCCCAACATCCCACATAGCAACCGAATTATCCCCATATCTCTCCAGTATCCGATGAAATTTAACAAGTAAATTGACTCCACAAAGGCTCACGATCCGATCGATTTGTTTTTGGCATGACCCCTGCTTTCATAAATACACAGATTCCAGCCGCCTTACATCATTCCTTGAAGTCATAGAAAAAATTATTGTCGAAAAAGAATTGCGCAATCAAATGATCTCCCCCTGCATCCCCCTTCTCTTTCAGATAGAGAATATCCTCTTAGCGCTAAAATACTCTCTATTTCCATAAGCTTGAGTTGGGATAACTTCTCTAGTACTTATTCTTTTTTCAAAATCATTCCCGGTAGAGGAAAAACCTCATAAGAAAAAACCGCTTATTCTTTAAATAGATCCTTTATTTTCATTTCTGACCTCCTTTACCGCTTGCACGAGATGACTGAGACTTTCCTTCGTTTCCTTTTCACCCCGTGTCTTCAATCCGCAGTCAGGATTCACCCAAAGTTTCTCAATAGGGATCTTATCCAACATCTTGTAGAGAGCGGTTTTAATTTCTTCTACAGAAGGGACGCGTGGGGAGTGAATATCATAGACCCCTGGCCCTACTTCTGTCTGGAAGTGGTTAGCCTTCAAGCCATCTAAAATCAATAAGTTTGAACGAGACGCTTCAAAAGTGATCACATCAGCATCCATAGCATCGATTGCTGGGATAATATCTGTAAATTCGCTATAGCACATATGAGTATGAATTTGGGTGCTTGCTTGCACCCCACTGTGCACCATTCTAAAGGCAGGGATCGCCCAATCTAGATACTCACTGTACCAGTCACTCTTTCTAAGAGGGAGTTTTTCCCGCAAAGCCGCTTCATCGACTTGAATAATCTTGATTCCATGAGCTTCCAAATCGAGGACTTCATCCCGAATAGCTAAAGCAATTTGATAAGCGGACTCTTTAAGGCTGATATCTTCACGAGGAAAAGACCAGTTTAAAATCGTTACCGGGCCCGTTAACATCCCCTTCACAGGCTGCTCTGTTAAACTTGCTGCATAGGTCGTCCATTTCACCGTCATGGCTTGAGAACGAGAGATGTCTCCCCAAATAATAGGTGGCTTCACACAACGCGTCCCATAGGATTGCACCCACGCTTTTTCGGTAAAGACATAGCCGTCTAACTGCTCGCCGAAATATTCCACCATATCATTCCGTTCAAATTCACCATGTACCAACACGTCTAAGCCGAGTTCTTCTTGAAGAGCAATACATTCTTTAATTTTTTGGCGATTAAACGCTTCATAAGTAGCTTGATCAATTTTCCCTTTTTTGAAGTCAGATCGATTCTTCTTCACTTCTTGTGTTTGTGGGAAAGAGCCAATCGTCGTAGTCGGTAAAATAGGGCCGTTAAAAGCTTCTTTTTGAATTTTTTCCCGTTCTCCAAAAGCAGGTTGCCGCGTAAATAAATCTTCTGTAATCGCTGAAGTTCTTTGGCGAACCTGAGGATTATAAGAATCTGGTCGATTCTCAAATAAGGCCTGATTCTTCAAATAACGCGCATCTTTCACATACTCCTCACTCTGAATCAACGCTTTTAAGTCACGAAGTTCCTCTAGCTTTTCTTCTGCAAAGGCAAAGTGTTTCCGATAGGTTGTTTTTAATTTTTCCTCATGCTTTAGGCTATAAGGCACATGAAGAAGAGAAGAAGAGGTATTTAAAACAACTTTAATTCCCCTATTCCGCCAGGCTTGAAGCTTTTCTAAAGTCAGTTGGTAATTATTCCGCCAGATATTCTTGCCATTGATCAAGCCTGAAAAAAGGAGTTTATCTTTTGGAAAGGAATGCTTATCTAATAAATCAAAATTTTGACGTCCTTCTACAAAATCCAGCCCGATCCCATCAAAATCTAAAGCTAATAGTTCTTCATAACAATCTCTCACATCAC includes the following:
- the metE gene encoding 5-methyltetrahydropteroyltriglutamate--homocysteine S-methyltransferase — protein: MKTSIIGYPRVGSLRELKFQTEKYFRQEITEEALQKTACQIRQSQWQLQAVNGIDFIPSNDFSFYDLLLDTAVLFNIIPERYRNLALSELDTYFALARGYQGDKGDVKALPMKKWFNTNYHYLVPEIDDQTEVKLVGKKPFLEYEEAKELEIETQPVVIGPFTLLKKLRYVGSQKAEDYVQAICVAYQDLLKGFQSLGTGWVQLDEPNVVYDLSQEDIHLLQELYSEILAQKGEVKVLVQTYFGDVRDCYEELLALDFDGIGLDFVEGRQNFDLLDKHSFPKDKLLFSGLINGKNIWRNNYQLTLEKLQAWRNRGIKVVLNTSSSLLHVPYSLKHEEKLKTTYRKHFAFAEEKLEELRDLKALIQSEEYVKDARYLKNQALFENRPDSYNPQVRQRTSAITEDLFTRQPAFGEREKIQKEAFNGPILPTTTIGSFPQTQEVKKNRSDFKKGKIDQATYEAFNRQKIKECIALQEELGLDVLVHGEFERNDMVEYFGEQLDGYVFTEKAWVQSYGTRCVKPPIIWGDISRSQAMTVKWTTYAASLTEQPVKGMLTGPVTILNWSFPREDISLKESAYQIALAIRDEVLDLEAHGIKIIQVDEAALREKLPLRKSDWYSEYLDWAIPAFRMVHSGVQASTQIHTHMCYSEFTDIIPAIDAMDADVITFEASRSNLLILDGLKANHFQTEVGPGVYDIHSPRVPSVEEIKTALYKMLDKIPIEKLWVNPDCGLKTRGEKETKESLSHLVQAVKEVRNENKGSI
- a CDS encoding ABC transporter ATP-binding protein; the protein is MSKDSLVTCQNLTVIYPNSQTIILDHLSFTIEKGEFICVLGPSGCGKSTLLNIIAGYLSPTKGQALFKGEAIQGPSWQRGVMFQQQALYPWLDVFENVAFGLKVRQQSTQEIQQKVPTLLKMIGLEDYTHDYIFNLSGGMQQRVQLARVLANDPELILMDEPLGALDAITRTKIQALLRKLWHQGNKTYFMITHDIDEALSLATKIIVLSKNPGRIIKTYQVNYTSKAYTASHPNEYMDNRYLQLKDEIYDMLAQE
- a CDS encoding taurine ABC transporter substrate-binding protein, which encodes MPTLSPLTLRKWLRKFIIVFLCFGFIITYYHYRSSSESHHPRVVNIGYLRVPNDEMLAISQDSIKQALAKENINVHFTVFDSGVEANQALASKSIDFASMGITNGVIAMSKNLPVELIWIHEILGTNEGLVVKDNQNIHSLSDLKGKTLATTFASTSHFSLQKTLESQGLQKDITLLDMKSTDIMAAWQRGNIDGVYTWEPTLNNIQKQGGLTLLTSKDLAEAGYPTANIMVGRKDFITDHPNITQTLLQCLSEAKTFYHQQPDQAAQQIAKALEISPELAQLQMSGADWLSLDQEKQYLSNPTRPGKIFDVLKNISQFLYQTHILPKEVTDETIHQFINGHLLENLTEKGGEQHE
- a CDS encoding methylenetetrahydrofolate reductase, whose product is MDRIVSLCGVNLLVKFHRILERYGDNSVAMWDVGIAEAVDQIVDLRAQVVDDIHLYTMNNPYISKRIHEVVRPLFVLK
- a CDS encoding YeeE/YedE family protein; the encoded protein is MKTKEPFIGFILVFLILLFGYFYLQNDMLFFRLMMGCTLGYALSRGYMGFAGSVNRAYLTGSTRLMRTLMLLFFISAAGSLAVLFHADATSFGLWVNPINLGLLLGGILFGVGMAFSSCCASGVLTDLVTALPRALVTLIFFCAGVFLGFPIQNTASWIQESWFTTKTGAAIGTKGVYLPDLFEFDGLNGYLGALLVTAAFCLLVVRLSYAYENKHKKEGTYKQHFEEGIQKKVVEEQLNEKDTPLFSPKGYERFFVRPWTLKTSIFVISIVFILLMGVTKEGWGASTPYGFWFGKLLMIFGVSAEKIAQFTHGSPKPYILAFFRHPVTLQNVGILLGTAFYLLTSGQLIQTAKASFHITKKQAFFYALGGFCMGFGTRLSNGCNVGALYTPIANFSLSGWIFLIVLVIGGYWGNQVAHKVNL
- a CDS encoding methylenetetrahydrofolate reductase produces the protein MLYLKEKGDAGGDHLIAQFFFDNNFFYDFKE
- a CDS encoding ABC transporter permease produces the protein MHTLFKKIPIAFLVWLLIFITWIFYTECIQPDAVMIPSPQIVWTSFLETLKNGYGGVSLAVHLRSSFVRLFLAMVLAFFTAVPLGFLSGYSRLVQSIVDSIVQFYRPIPPLAYYPLLILWLGIDDRSKITLLYLSAFAPLYIACVSAISNMRYDYILSARSLGATSKDILLRIIWPSCLPEIFTGLRTSFGFAYSTLVATEMTAATSGIGWMVMDASRYLKSDIIFLGIIIMGLSGLIIDRCLYFLETHLIFWKGVR
- a CDS encoding LysR family transcriptional regulator, which gives rise to MLDLRYLTFLELAKHLNYTKAAKALNYTQPTITKHIQYIENDLNTKLVYTQGREVKLTEEGIYLRDRLYELLETIDTIKQRIEKNNKISINLGTSRTVGEYYIPNYTPLLSQNKLHFNLLVENTDTLLKALEERSIDCALISGPVFEGNGMSKLPFFQDEIILVCDSHHHLANKTINFEDLYHQKLMIRERGSGLQQSLTITFSNMGVPFSKFNNLIYIGNIRLLKEVLYQGERIGFLYRTSAQAELDSGKLAQIHIRNLKLLQNYYLVYYDNKKARALIHQLLKYIQATPKEKAINP